DNA sequence from the Plodia interpunctella isolate USDA-ARS_2022_Savannah chromosome 12, ilPloInte3.2, whole genome shotgun sequence genome:
ATTCCATCCAAAGTATATAACCCTCTCTTCCCCTGTCTCCCCTCACCTcaactctctctcatctccacGCGATCCcgttgcgttcggggctgtgaccgGTCCGGGGTCAACGTAAGAAATAACCTTAAAGATTCGGCTgagattttacgaccggccgcctgacgtctctccttgggaatgctcaCCTCATCTTGAACATCTTCCATAATGACGTCGTCATCGTCGACGTCTTCCATATGGACTTCAGTGATGGCGGCGCTCTGCAGCAGAGTGGTGGGGTCGAGCTGTATGTGGTGTGGCGGGGTCGGGAAGAACCGCGCCGAGATCACTTCGATGTCCTCCAGAGAACGATTGTGGATGTTGCGCTTGTGGCAGACGCTGGCGTCCAACTCCATGGTACATACGTACGCCTGGAAattggatttatttaaaaagatgcGTGAATTTGTTTATGACTTAagtcatgaaaaaaaattcgcCCCGTCTTATTCACTACtcgaaaacataataaacttgtttttctTTCGGACGCTGAACATTTaacagcaaaaaaaataataggcaAAAATGTTTGGGTTTTCTCCGgactatttttaaaaccattGTACACCTCTGAAATAGGGCAAAACTTGGGAAATTTGGACGGatggtaatttttaattagtaatttcattgaataaactattattagagtatatatatagtatatacttatataaaataatacctgGAAACCATTTTGTCGGGCGTAGTTCCAAATGTCGGCATAACACCTGAGGTGGTCGTTGACAGCATCGTAAATTAAGAACGAGAAGTAACCATCGGTGCAACTCCTCTTAAATGCACGTTTTAGAGAATTCACATACGTTTCCTCCAATTTACTATCGTACTCATACTTTAGGGATGGTTTCTTTAcctgaaaatagaaaattaaaacgtaaCCTAAAAAGTCAAAAGATTAAAAAGTATCGAAATCTAGTCGCCTAGTGACACTACTGTTATTTTAACGCCACCATTGGATTAAAGAAAGCTCACAAGCTGTGACATAATAACCTTTACCGGAAAAATCTTCTTATTTCATTATccttgtatgtatatatattatatatatatatatatatatatatatatatatatatatatatatatatatatatatatatataaacaacatacaaaatagctagttacaaatatacaaacaatttttcCTGTAGCAGGATCAGTTTCCTCCATTTCTCCTTCTTGCATGAAGTAGTCATCTATGGACATGATCCTAGCCGTACCGCCGTATTCCGCTTCTCTGTCTCGAATCAACTTTGCTAAGTATGACTTTCCACTGCCAGGTGGACCTAAAAGTTTaagatttgtttataaaaaaaactagatgttgcccagggcttcgcacccgtgggaattttgatataaaatatagcctatagcaatcttggattatgtacctttctaatggtgaaagatttttttacatcggttcggtagtttcggtgattacccgcctcgaaacatacaaactcacaaacgcttacctgtttataataatagtttagatgattgaaatgcaaaattgaaatcataaacaatacaagtcatacattaattttttttttgttaaagtgGAATAATGTTTGAAACATGGATAAACATTCCATACTATACACACTTAacatcataaatgcgaaagtatgtctgGCTTTCTGTCACGCTTTCCAAGTCTTAATGGCTGAcctaattttgataaaatttgatatagttaatgactcTGGGTTCGAACACGGGCTATCACGCGGGAGCTGCGAGCAATAGCTAGTTTTACAtagaataaatacaaaattacattgtcCGATAATAAAAGGAGTGTCTCtcatataaaatagatatataaactGCTGTACATACCTCTaagaataataacaattttcgcAGGCCTCATATCCCGGCCTGGGGGTTCCAATATATCGTCTATCATTACGATATGCTGTCTAGGGtttttatcatcaaaatcTTTTGACTTCTTAGAATGAATTGATCCATCACTTATAATACTAATAGGACTTTCTTTACTCCGGGCCCTTTTGCGATTGTCCCTCTCATGACTTCTGCTTCTTCTCGTTTCCCTATTCCTATCCCTGTTATCCCGTcctctgtctctgtctctctcCCGATCTCTAAAGCTATCTCTTTCTCTGTCTTTGTAAGGGTCATCTCTCCTATTTCTATCTCTGTCATCACGATTTCTATCTCTTTCGTCACGATTTCTATTATCTCTTTCATCATGATTCCTAAAGTCTCTTTCATCGCGTCTTCTATCGTCAAATCTGTTATTTTCAGGTAACCTATTATCCAGGTATCTCCTATCATTGTAATCATCTCTAGGTGGTACTCTGGGTCTATAGTCATCCCGGTCGTCCCTAGGAGCCCTTCTTTCAAATTGTCTGGAGAGATCCCTTGAATACCTGTCGTCTTCACGTTCAGGAGGCCTATAATAGTCGCGGTCACGAGAGTATCTGTCAAAATCATCATTCCTAGGCTTCCTGCCAAACATTTCATCAACTTCCTTTTCAAAATCTCTCTTTTTAGTCTCGCCGTCTTTTGATTGATGATTGTAGTCGAACATATGGACCGGTTCTATAAAGTCGCGAGCTGAAATAGACAagcatttataagtatataataataaaaaaatcatgaaaaatgttttatcttagtaaaaattatagcaaacctagaaagagaaaataaatctgttgcagtttataacaaatcttatcctactaatattataaatgcgaaagtttgtgaggatgtatgtgtgtgtgttttctttcacgtaaaatcttctggacggattgttatggaatttggtacactggtatAATATAAGCTGGAATacgtagggtactttttatcacgaaattcgCACGGGAGCGAATCCCCGGGATGCAGCTAGTGGTGTATGAAatcatcaaattaaaattcatttatataattttaaattaatttgtatcattttaatttcatcgcTAGTATATCGCCTGAAATTCTtgctcaaataataatttacacgAAGCATTTTAATAAACGCATTTCGAATGATCCTAGGATTACAATAATAACCATCTTAAGATGGTGTCACACAGAAACATATTCTGAGTTTTTTGTAGatttagcaaaaataaatcatattttatatttgtaattaccTTTCAGTCTTAGTGGTTTGTGTTCATATTCCACAATAAGAGATGGAGTGAACAATGGCTGTTCAACCCACATGGGTTTTCTAGCCGGCGGTGGAGGCGGAGCCACGCTCATGTTGTAGTCATCTTGCAAATCTCTATTTAAATCAATGTCCATCAATGGCCTAGGAGCTGGCCCATTTTCCAGCGGAGGGTCATTTCCCCGCGAATGGGGTACATTTCCCCTAGGATGGGGTACATTTCCCCTAGGAGGGGGTACATTTCCCCTAGGAGGCACATT
Encoded proteins:
- the LOC128674040 gene encoding YLP motif-containing protein 1-like isoform X4 gives rise to the protein MSWTANTGQWNPGIAITPDNMNMGSYTPDQWTAMQQQNWQQWAQWQQQFAQWQSQYGEKYAEQIQAMQSIGGAGGMIGAMPPLPASGPPPAPPPPDNPPPPAPHENNQPLFQKTTAQPSPVPPPGRNNLAPYNNATGNNQNWSYERDQQQSQQSVNAEALKKLAEEERLFDIQFQKWEVEIEKWRRENVNHPDKQAYKEYEAKFESCRQQLLERRAQMNQKRAKLLSGATPAAANAAVNTARDFIEPVHMFDYNHQSKDGETKKRDFEKEVDEMFGRKPRNDDFDRYSRDRDYYRPPEREDDRYSRDLSRQFERRAPRDDRDDYRPRVPPRDDYNDRRYLDNRLPENNRFDDRRRDERDFRNHDERDNRNRDERDRNRDDRDRNRRDDPYKDRERDSFRDRERDRDRGRDNRDRNRETRRSRSHERDNRKRARSKESPISIISDGSIHSKKSKDFDDKNPRQHIVMIDDILEPPGRDMRPAKIVIILRGPPGSGKSYLAKLIRDREAEYGGTARIMSIDDYFMQEGEMEETDPATGKIVKKPSLKYEYDSKLEETYVNSLKRAFKRSCTDGYFSFLIYDAVNDHLRCYADIWNYARQNGFQAYVCTMELDASVCHKRNIHNRSLEDIEVISARFFPTPPHHIQLDPTTLLQSAAITEVHMEDVDDDDVIMEDVQDEVETVFTSKWEKMDDADKLARLDGTSKPLRPSQLSMEDYLQLDDWQPSKSQPGKKSVRWADIEERRQQEKMRAIGFVVGQTDWNRMTDPTMGSSALTQTKYIERVRRT